A section of the Lampris incognitus isolate fLamInc1 chromosome 8, fLamInc1.hap2, whole genome shotgun sequence genome encodes:
- the LOC130116810 gene encoding hexokinase-2-like isoform X2 yields MEKMENVKRVEGEDGQMCINTEWGAFGDDGALKDIQTEFDVALDKTSLNPGVHTFEKMISGMYLGEIVRLVLVKLAEDGLLFDGQLSDELLTHGSFETRFISHIEEEESGLEKAREILVGLGLEAGPVDCQVVRLVCDTVSTRSASLCAAGLATIANRIRLNRGLDHLKTTVGVDGSVYKKHPNFSDQLHATVSILAPRCNINFLLSEDGSGKGSAMVTAVAQRLALQSRLLEDSDGEDGEEEEEEEEEEEDDE; encoded by the exons ATGGAGAAGATGGAGAACGTGAAGCGGGTGGAGGGGGAGGATGGGCAGATGTGCATCAACACAGAGTGGGGGGCCTTCGGAGATGACGGTGCCCTGAAAGACATCCAGACAGAGTTTGACGTGGCGCTGGACAAAACGTCCCTCAACCCTGGTGTCCACAC GTTTGAGAAGATGATCAGTGGTATGTATCTGGGAGAGATCGTGCGCTTGGTGCTGGTGAAACTGGCCGAGGATGGACTGCTGTTTGATGGACAGCTGTCAGACGAGCTGCTGACACACGGGAGCTTTGAGACACGCTTCATTTCCCACATAGAGGA gGAGGAGTCTGGTCTGGAGAAAGCTCGGGAGATCCTGGTGGGTTTGGGTCTGGAGGCCGGGCCAGTGGACTGTCAGGTGGTGCGTCTGGTCTGTGACACCGTGTCCACGCGCTCCGCCAGCCTCTGCGCCGCTGGCCTGGCAACCATCGCCAACCGGATCCGCCTCAACCGTGGCCTGGACCATCTGAAGACCACAGTGGGGGTGGACGGGTCGGTCTACAAAAAACACCCCAA TTTCAGCGACCAGCTACATGCGACTGTTAGCATCCTCGCCCCCAGATGTAACATCAACTTCCTGCTCTCCGAGGATGGAAGCGGCAAGGGCTCTGCCATGGTAACAGCCGTGGCCCAGCGGCTCGCCCTGCAGTCCCGCCTCCTGGAGGACAGCGATGGGGAGGatggcgaggaggaggaggaggaggaagaagaggaggaggacgatGAATAA